Sequence from the Sphingomicrobium clamense genome:
CCATTTTTCCAATCAGCCGCAATCGTGCCCCGCACGATTGCATTTCAGGCTGCTTGGAAAAATGGTCGGGGAGACAGGATTCGAACCTGCGACCCCCACACCCCCAGTGTGATGCGCTACCAGGCTGCGCTACTCCCCGACCCATCGGGACCTTATGGGTGGCCCTGATGCGAGTGCGCCTCTAGCCATTGAACACGTCCCATGCAAGCACCAGATGCTTGTAAGCGTAGGGGGCGGCGTGATAGGCGCTCCCATCTTTTTCTAACGACGGCTGCGCCCCCGGCGCGCGCCGACCCTGAAGACGGGATTTTCATGACCAACCTCATCCTTGCCGCCGCACAGCCGAGCGCAGGCGGATCGTTCCTGATCCAGATCATGCCGCTGCTGCTGATCTTCATCATCTTCTGGTTCCTGCTGATCCGTCCGCAGCAGAAGAGGATGAAGGAGCACCAGGCCGAAATCGCCGCGATCAAGAAAGGCGACAAGGTCGTCACTGGCGGCGGGCTGATCGGCAAGGTGACCAAGGTTTCCGACGACGAGGTCGAGCTCGAGCTGGCGCAGGGCATGCGCGTCAAGGCGGTTAAGGGCATGATCTCGACCGTGATCAAGCCGGGCACCAAGCCCGCGAACGACTAGGAAGCCTAGCGATGCTCGACTTTCCCCGCTGGAAGGTGCTGTCGATCTGGGGGATCATCCTGTTCGGGATCCTGCTGTCGATTCCCAGCCTGATGTCCGAAGAGCGCCAGGCCGAGATCTGGCCCTCCGTCCTGCCGCAGGAGCGGATCTCGCTCGGCCTCGACCTTGCGGGTGGTTCTTACCTGCTGCTCGAAGCCGACGCGGACGATGCCGAAAAGCAGCGTCTCCAGGCGATGGAAGACACGATCCAGACCGAAATGCGCCGCGCCAATCCGCGCATCCGCATCGGGGAAATCTCGACCACTGGCGGCCGCGTGTCATTCATGGTCCGCGACCCCTCGCAGGTCGATGCCGCGGTCGAGACGATGCGCACCGTGACCCAGCCGGTCGGGCTGACCGGTCGCCGCGACTGGGACGTCAGCGTGGTCGATTCGACCCGCGTCGTCGTTTCGCCGACTGCCGAGGGCGCCCAAGGCGCGCTTGCCGACGCGGTGACGGTGGCGCGCGACGTCGTGCGTCGCCGTATCGACCCGTCGGGCACCAAGGAAATCACCGTCCGCACCTCGGGCCAGGACCGGATCGAGGTCATGGTGCCGGGCGTCGAAGACCCGGAAGCTCTGAAGGATTTGATCGGTCAGACCGCGCGTTTGGAGTTCAAGCTGGTCGACACCGCCGCCGACCCCTCGCTGATCGCGCAGGGCATCGCGCCCGCGGGTAGCGAATTGGTGCCCTATCCCGACGGCATCGGCTTTCCCTACACGGGCGTGACCGCGGACGGCACCAACATGATCGCGCTCAAACGCCGCGTCATCG
This genomic interval carries:
- the yajC gene encoding preprotein translocase subunit YajC, which produces MFMTNLILAAAQPSAGGSFLIQIMPLLLIFIIFWFLLIRPQQKRMKEHQAEIAAIKKGDKVVTGGGLIGKVTKVSDDEVELELAQGMRVKAVKGMISTVIKPGTKPAND